DNA sequence from the Gammaproteobacteria bacterium genome:
CTGAAGTTTTTACGTAAGACCCAATGGGCCAGAGACAAGGTTGAGAGTTTGTATATCTCAACATTTGAAAAACAATCCCCGTGGGGTAATTCTAAATAGACTCTATGAATCAAAAAATTATCGGATACCACCAGGATGAGGAGAATCATTGGGTGGCTGAGTTGGCCTGTGATCATTACCAGCACGTCCGCCATAACCCCCCTTGGGTCAATCGTCCCTGGGTGAGGACTAGTGAAGGCAGGCAATCAATGATTGGACACAAACTCAAATGCAAAAAATGTGATGAAGGTGCACCGAGAGATCGGGGTTAATTCCAGATAAAGAATTCAAATACCCCTCAACAGTAACTGCTGCATCTTGTGTCTCAACATGGAACGACGGCCCTCATCTTTAGTGACATTAAACAGTCCCTGATAAAGATTTCTGGCATCTTCAATAAACCCGGCCAGCACTAATGCATCGGCGGCATGAAAACGGGCTGTCTGTGCCCAGGGATCCATGGCAAAAGGATCGATAAAAATAGCCGATTGCAGATAGAGCCATCCTGCCTTTTCATAGCGCATCAATGACTGTTGGGAATCGGCCATCCAGTACAATAATTCACGTTGCTGTTGTTGATCGGTTACCTTCGGTTGTAAGGTCTCAAACAGACGCAATGCGGATTCATGCCGATTGACTGTTTGCAAATCAAAAATGACCTGTAACAAGCGACCAATGACCTCGCTTGTCATCGTCTCCTGGGTCGTCATCAACCGACCCAGTATCGCAACACCATCATCAATATCCCCGGCAAGAATCAGAACCCGTGCCCTGCGTAGTTCCCACTCCATTGCATCAGAACCCTCCGGGGGCTGCTCCAACCCCATCATCAGTTCCGAGGCACCATCAAGATCCGATGTTGCCAATGCCTGATCAATCAGGCGGTAACGCACGGCTATGGGCAGCTGCTTTATTTGAGGATAACGTCCGGAATCACGATACAGACGTTGTAACAGCCGGTCATTCAATAAACTAACCAGAGCCCCGTGTGCCTTTTGCCCCAGTACATAACCTTCTTCTTCCAGGGCAAGTATGGCAAATAATGCACGCGCCTTGCGTGGATCAGAATCCTTGACGGCAAGAGCCTGTTGATAACGATCACCGCCCTCGCCCAATAACCACTGCTCCTGTTTAGCCCACGCCTTGTAGCCCTGCCACAGGCGGTCAGCGGGTATAAAAAACAATTCGTCATCGGGGTATTGCTTTTCTGTACTCAAAACTTCTTCCAGAGCACCCACCTGCTCACGTAGGTTTTGTTGATTACTCGCTGCCTGTGATGCAATAGACCACCAGATAGCCGCCAGTTCTGAGGTCTTGTTTTCCTCTATCGACATGTGGCTATAAACCTGTTTAATCACCGCCTCCGGGGTCATATCACCCACACGCAGATGGGCGAGCAAGGAGAGTGCCTGCGCCCATTCTGAGTCCTCTCCCTGTAATACCTGCCATGCCTCTTCATCACGCATAGCACGCAATAATACTCGCGCACGCAACAGCTTTTCCTGCTCATGGCTGTCACCATAATCCTGTCGATATCGTAACAATGAGATACTGGCATCTTCAATGCGTTGTTCAACCAGATAACTACGAACAATCAATCGCCGCCACTCGGCTAACTGATCGCTATCAAGTTCATAATCCGTATCCCATATCAGCTTGCGTAACAACCCACGCGCTTGACTACTCTCGCCCTTTTCCAACGCAGCCTTAACATGCTGTGTCTGTGCCCAGAGCATAAAGTCACGCGGCAGGTCATTATGATATGAATTAACCCGCTGAATAAGCCCATCCCAATCCTTACGCAATTGCAGGATATAGAGACGCTCACGCTCCCATAGCATCCAGTCAACAACCGAGAGTAATGCTGTTGGTTGATACTCATCAATCTGTTTTAAGGCCAACTGCTGAGCCCCTGCCCTGGACAGGGCTTGAACGTCAGCCAATGACTGTGCAGCTAACGGCACACTCAAACTCAACATCAAGCCAGATATAGCAGAATATAAATATTTTTTCATCATTAACCGCGACTACTCCATTCAATTAGTGCTTTATCCTACAGCAAAAAAAACGGACGTTATGCCACTGCACAACGTCCGTTTATTCGATCAGACAGATACCTTATACAGGTATTAAAGCTTCTCGCGAATACGTGCAGCCCTACCACTCAGCTCACGCAAATAATAAAGTTTGGCGCGACGCACAACACCACGACGTTTTACTTCAATGCCGTCAATAATCTTGCTGTAGGTCTGGAACACACGCTCAACACCTTCACCATGAGAGATCTTGCGCACAGTAAAAGCAGAATTCAAACCACGATTGCGCTTGGCTATAACCACTCCTTCAAAGGCCTGTACACGTTCACGACTACCTTCCTTAACCTTTACTCGAACAACAACGGTATCACCAGGAGAAAATTCCGGCACTTCGAATCCCATCTGTTCCTTTTCTAATTCTGCAACTATGTTACTCATGGTACTACCCCTAAAAGTTTCCTAAATCTAAAATAAATTCTTCCAACAATCTCTTCTGCTCAGCGTCCAGTTCCATTCGCTCCAGCAAATCTGGTCTTCTCAACCAGGTGCGCCCCAGTGATTGCTGATGACGCCAACGTTCAATCTCGGCATGATTGCCTTGCAACAACACATCGGGTACCGCGACACCATCAATCTGTTCTGGTCGCGTATAATGCGGATAATCCAGCAAGCCATTCATAAATGAATCAAACTCGGCTGAATCCTCATGCCCCAGCACACCCGGCAACATCCGGGCAACGGCATCAATCAGAACCATCGCCGCCAACTCACCACCACTAAGGACATAATCACCTATCGACCATTCCTCATCAACATCCTGTTGCAGCAAGCGTTCATCCACCCCTTCATAACGCCCGGCGACCAACAACAAACGCTTTCTTTGTGCCAGCTCTTGCACCCCTTGTTGATCCAGCGTGCGTCCCTGGGGTGATAAATAAATCACATGGGCCGGTTCATTATCAGCCTGTTTAGCTGCCTGTATCGCAGCCCTTAGCGGCTCCACCTGCATCACCATACCAGGACCGCCACCGTAAGGTCGATCATCGACACTACGATGCTTATTAGTAGTGAAATCCCGTGGATTCCAGCTCTCAAAGGCAAATAAGCCACGTTGCAACGCTCGACCAGTCACACCACTTTCGGTCACAGAACGAAACATCTCTGGAAACAGGGTAATCACATCAACCCGCATAACCATCGCCTCTAGCTAAAACTCCGGATCCCAGTCAACCTTTATTGTTCCAGCAACCAGATCAATAGCACTCACATACTGGCCTTGTATAAAGGGAACCAAATGTTCCTTATTCCCTTTTATAACCAGTACATCATTGGCACCGGTACTAATTAAATGATCCACTACACCCAAAGCAACACCTTCAAGCGTCGATGCCTGCAACCCGGTTAAATCACTCCAGTAATACTCACCGGGTGCTGTTTTCGGGAGCTGATCACGATGAATGGCGATATCCTTATCCATCCAGCCCGCGGCAACATCTCTGTCCGTGCAATCGGCAAGACGCGCAACCACGCCCTTACCATGTCGCTTGCCCTCAGCCAGTTCAACCACTTGCCAATGAGCACCACTACGAATATACCAGGGTTTGTAATTGAGGATATTTTCACGCGGTTCGGTATAGGAAAAAACCTTAACCCAACCTCGCACCCCATACAAACCAGAGATACGCCCCAATACCACCAGTTGATCCGTATCCAGCGGAACGATCTCACTCATTCAGTCAATCAGGAATCAAGCTGCTTACGATGATTCTTTAACAAGCTGCTGACCTTGTCTGATGCTTGCGCACCCTGACCAACCCAGTAATCTGCACGCTCAAGATCAACATTCAAACGCACTTCCTGACCCTTGGCTGACGGATTAAAATAACCTAAACGCTCAATATAACGACCATCGCGACTATTGCGACTATCGGTTACAACAATGTGGTAAAAAGGACGCTTTTTTGCTCCGCCTCTGGCCAATCGAATACTTACCATGTTCTATACTTACCCTCTGCACACCGCAGTGTGTGAAATCTAAAGATCTACAGACCTGTAAAACGGTGAGATTCTACACCTTTTCTACCAGAAATAAAAGGGAAAGGGACAAGTCTTTCATTCTTTAGAAGGGCAGGCCGGTTGGCAGTTTGCCTTTCAGACCGCGTAACATCTTACTCATGCCGCCACCTGACATCTTTTTCATCATTTTTTGCATCTGGGTATACTGCTTCAACAAGCGATTGACCTCCTGCACCTGGGTACCTGAACCCTGAGCAATACGACGTTTACGCGAACCCTTGATCAATTTAGGGTGAGTACGTTCATTCGCGGTCATGGAATTGATAATCGCCACCATACGACCCACCTCCTTGTCATTCATCTGATCCTTAACATTCTGCGGCACATTACCCATACCCGGTAATTTATCCATCAACCCAGCCATGCCACCCATGCCCATCATCTGCTGCATCTGATCACGAAAATCACTCAGATCAAAACCCTTACCCTTACTAATTTTCTGCGCCAGTCTTGCAACCTGAGCCTTATCTACCTTACGCTCGGCCTCTTCCACCAGACTAAGCACATCACCCATACCCAGGATTCTGGAGACAACACGATCGGGATGAAACACCTCCAGGGCTGCCGTTTTCTCACCCACACCCATAAACTTGATGGGCTTGCCGGTAATATGACGAATCGACAAGGCCGCACCGCCACGCGCATCACCATCGGTCTTGGTCAGGATCACACCAGTTAATGGCAGGGTTTCATTAAACGCCTGAGCGGTATTCGCCGCATCCTGACCGGTCATACTATCAACCACAAACAGGGTTTCTATTGGATCAACCGCTTGATGAATATGCTTGATCTCATCCATCATCTCGGCATCAACATGCAGACGACCGGCAGTATCGACAATCAATACATCACAAAAGGTCTTGCGTGCCTGAGCCAGGGCAGCACTGGCAATATCCACCACATTTTGTTCAACAGTGCTGGGAAAGAACTCTGCCTTAACCTCTGTTGCCAGGGTCTCAAGCTGTTTGATGGCGGCAGGGCGATAGATATCACAACTCACCACCATAACCCGCTTACCCTGTTCTTCCTGCAACCAACGCGATAACTTGGCTGTGGTGGTGGTCTTACCCGAACCCTGAAGGCCTGCCATCAATATAACGGCGGGGGGTTGCGTCTGTAGGTTCAGTCCCTCGCAGGCCTCACCCATGACAGCAACCAACTCATCCTGAACCACTTTGATTAGTGCCTGCCCAGGTGTCAGACTGGTCAGCACTTCATGACCAACCGCTCGTTCCTTCACCCGATCAATAAAGACTCGCACCACCGGCAAGGCAACATCCGCCTCCAGCAGTGCCATACGCACCTCGCGCAGACTATCCTTGATATTATCCTCGGATAAACGCCCCTGACCACGTACATTCTTGATGGTACGCGATAATCGTTCCGTTAAGTTTTCAAACATAATATTTGGGTACTTATAACTCGATAATATTCACATCATGCAATGCCTTCAGATCAAAGCCCTTAATCTGTTGCTGACATTGCTTGAAGGTTAATGCTTCATCACCCGGCTTGAAATGGGTAATATAAACGGTAGGCTTGTGCTTGAGCTTTTTTAAATCCTCAGCCAGCATAGAAGGACAATAATGCAGCGCCTTCTTACATAATTCGGCTTCTTTATCCGGAAAGGCACTTTCAACAATCAAGGCATCAAGATCATCATGACGATTCAATGCCGCCCAAAAGGTATCGTTGGTTGAGGTGTCACCACTAAAGGCAAAACTCTTGTTGTTATGATCCATCACCCGATAGCCAACACCCGGCACCACATGATTCACCGCCATCATTTCAACCTGCAAACCACCCGCCTCAACGACATCGCCCGGCTTCATCGGTTCATAACGCAGCATAGCGGATGCGACATCGGGTAGCTCGGTAAAATCCGGCCAGATTTCCCAATTAAAGATATGCGTTCTTAATGCTTGTATAGTCTCTTCCAGCCCATGAATCACCATAGGCTCCTTGGCATCACGAAATACTGAATCAGCAATCAAGGGTATACCTAATACATGATCAATATGCGAATGAGAAACAAAGATGTGTCGAATTTTTGACATCTCTTCCTTGGTCAACTCACTCAGTCCGGTGCCAGCATCCAGCAATACATGATCATCCACCTGAAAACAGGTCGTATGCTCACCCGAACCAATGCCGCCCCCACAGCCTAATATTCTAATCTTCATTTATTTATGGTACCTAAACATCCCTTGAACCAATACTTTAGGTCACCATCATATACATAAACCATTAGGATTGAAAACAATTTACCCATTTCAATGTCAAAACCACAATACCCGAGAACCTCTAACTCCGATTAACCCTTCAAAGCAGTGCTCAATTGTGACATCATGCACTGCAATGGAACTTACCAATTAAACACATACCATGCAGATTTCAATAACAGGCCTTGGAGCCATACTCAGTTACCTCATCGCAAGTGTGTTGCTGATCTGTCCCTTGTTGAAAAAACGCAGTCTGCCGCAGGACATGCGTAAACGCTTTTTTACTATTGGTTTTATCGGCATATTGCTCCATGGCTTCTCATTATATCCAGCCCTGATGACCAATAATGGCATCAATCTTGGATTTCTAAACGCGGCATCCCTGATTGGCCTCGCATCCATTAGCCTGTTACTGATTAGCAGCATTCGTTACCCGATTGAAAACCTGTGCATTGCCTTTATGCCCGGTACGGCAATAATTATTGCCATCAATATGGCGTACCCGAGCGGTCATACCATCAACGAATCCCTGACCTGGCAGTTACAGCTACATATCTTGCTCTCTATTTTCGCCTACAGCATCCTTGCCCTGGCAGCCTTACAAGCACTATTGCTATCCTTTCAGGAACGTCATCTGCATAACCATCATCCAGGCGGACTGGTGCGCGCGTTACCACCATTACAGCTCATGGAAGATCTGCTATTCCAGATGATCCGTGTCGGTTTTATCCTGCTTTCCCTGGCTCTGTTTTCCGGCATCCTGTTTCTGGAAGATCTGTTTGCACAACACCTGGTTCACAAAACAGTATTATCTATTATTGCCTGGGCAGTCTTTGCTATCCTGTTATGGGGACGCAGCACCATGGGCTGGCGTGGGCGTACTGCTATCCGCTGGACCCTGGGGGGGTTTGCCTTTCTGGTACTCGCCTATTTTGGCAGCAAACTGGTTCTGGAAATCTTGTTATAACAATAATAGTGATGGTTTGTGTTGGGTTAGGCGTAGCCGTAACCCGACAGAATATCTGACAATTTAACAAAAATAGCCTACAATAGATCCCGAGCAATCATCAAAGGTCAAGCATAACTTGGACAACATTCCTCTGGGCACTTTATTTACCGCCCTTGCTGTACTCATCATCCTATCAGGTTTTTTTTCAGCATCAGAGACAGGACTGATGACGCTAAATCGTTATCGCTTGCGTCACCTGGCAAAAAACAAACACCGTGGTGCGATAAGAGTACAAAAACTACTCAAACGTCCTGATCGTCTTATCGGTTTAATTCTACTCGGTAACAATTTTGTCAATATCCTTGCTTCTTCACTGGCAACGATTATCGCACTACGGCTGTGGGGTGAAACCGGAATCGCTATTGCTGCGGGTCTACTCACTCTGGTTATTCTTATCTTTGCCGAAGTCGCCCCCAAGACCTTTGCCGCTGCACACCCGGAAAAAATCGCCTTTTTTGCCGCCTTTATCTATGTACCCCTGTTAAAGATTCTTTATCCACTGGTGCTATTGGTCAACACCATTGCCAACGCTCTGTTACGGCTCGTTGGCACCAGCACTAACAACAGCGAACATCAGGCGCTAAACCGGGATGAACTCAGGACAGTCGTGATGGAGGCAGGGTCCATGATACCCAAGCGCCATCAGAAAATGTTACTCAACCTGCTGGATCTGGAAACGGCACAGGTTGAAGACATCATGGTGCCACGCAACGAAGTGATCGGCATTGATATCAACGATGATATTAATCGCATCACCAAACAACTCACGCAAACACAATACACACGCCTGCCTGTCTATGAAGAATCTATAGATCATGTCATTGGTTTTCTGCACCTGCGTAATGCACTACCTCTATTACAGGCTAATGAATTTAATCATGCACAGTTACGTGAACTCCTGCGCGAGGCCTACTTCATTCCTGAAGGCACCTCACTGAATCGTATGTTAT
Encoded proteins:
- a CDS encoding DUF2132 domain-containing protein, with amino-acid sequence LKFLRKTQWARDKVESLYISTFEKQSPWGNSK
- a CDS encoding DUF3565 domain-containing protein — its product is MNQKIIGYHQDEENHWVAELACDHYQHVRHNPPWVNRPWVRTSEGRQSMIGHKLKCKKCDEGAPRDRG
- the rplS gene encoding 50S ribosomal protein L19, coding for MSNIVAELEKEQMGFEVPEFSPGDTVVVRVKVKEGSRERVQAFEGVVIAKRNRGLNSAFTVRKISHGEGVERVFQTYSKIIDGIEVKRRGVVRRAKLYYLRELSGRAARIREKL
- the trmD gene encoding tRNA (guanosine(37)-N1)-methyltransferase TrmD, which translates into the protein MRVDVITLFPEMFRSVTESGVTGRALQRGLFAFESWNPRDFTTNKHRSVDDRPYGGGPGMVMQVEPLRAAIQAAKQADNEPAHVIYLSPQGRTLDQQGVQELAQRKRLLLVAGRYEGVDERLLQQDVDEEWSIGDYVLSGGELAAMVLIDAVARMLPGVLGHEDSAEFDSFMNGLLDYPHYTRPEQIDGVAVPDVLLQGNHAEIERWRHQQSLGRTWLRRPDLLERMELDAEQKRLLEEFILDLGNF
- the rimM gene encoding ribosome maturation factor RimM, with the protein product MSEIVPLDTDQLVVLGRISGLYGVRGWVKVFSYTEPRENILNYKPWYIRSGAHWQVVELAEGKRHGKGVVARLADCTDRDVAAGWMDKDIAIHRDQLPKTAPGEYYWSDLTGLQASTLEGVALGVVDHLISTGANDVLVIKGNKEHLVPFIQGQYVSAIDLVAGTIKVDWDPEF
- the rpsP gene encoding 30S ribosomal protein S16, coding for MVSIRLARGGAKKRPFYHIVVTDSRNSRDGRYIERLGYFNPSAKGQEVRLNVDLERADYWVGQGAQASDKVSSLLKNHRKQLDS
- the ffh gene encoding signal recognition particle protein, producing MFENLTERLSRTIKNVRGQGRLSEDNIKDSLREVRMALLEADVALPVVRVFIDRVKERAVGHEVLTSLTPGQALIKVVQDELVAVMGEACEGLNLQTQPPAVILMAGLQGSGKTTTTAKLSRWLQEEQGKRVMVVSCDIYRPAAIKQLETLATEVKAEFFPSTVEQNVVDIASAALAQARKTFCDVLIVDTAGRLHVDAEMMDEIKHIHQAVDPIETLFVVDSMTGQDAANTAQAFNETLPLTGVILTKTDGDARGGAALSIRHITGKPIKFMGVGEKTAALEVFHPDRVVSRILGMGDVLSLVEEAERKVDKAQVARLAQKISKGKGFDLSDFRDQMQQMMGMGGMAGLMDKLPGMGNVPQNVKDQMNDKEVGRMVAIINSMTANERTHPKLIKGSRKRRIAQGSGTQVQEVNRLLKQYTQMQKMMKKMSGGGMSKMLRGLKGKLPTGLPF
- a CDS encoding 3',5'-cyclic-nucleotide phosphodiesterase, with protein sequence MKIRILGCGGGIGSGEHTTCFQVDDHVLLDAGTGLSELTKEEMSKIRHIFVSHSHIDHVLGIPLIADSVFRDAKEPMVIHGLEETIQALRTHIFNWEIWPDFTELPDVASAMLRYEPMKPGDVVEAGGLQVEMMAVNHVVPGVGYRVMDHNNKSFAFSGDTSTNDTFWAALNRHDDLDALIVESAFPDKEAELCKKALHYCPSMLAEDLKKLKHKPTVYITHFKPGDEALTFKQCQQQIKGFDLKALHDVNIIEL
- the ccsA gene encoding cytochrome c biogenesis protein CcsA, with amino-acid sequence MQISITGLGAILSYLIASVLLICPLLKKRSLPQDMRKRFFTIGFIGILLHGFSLYPALMTNNGINLGFLNAASLIGLASISLLLISSIRYPIENLCIAFMPGTAIIIAINMAYPSGHTINESLTWQLQLHILLSIFAYSILALAALQALLLSFQERHLHNHHPGGLVRALPPLQLMEDLLFQMIRVGFILLSLALFSGILFLEDLFAQHLVHKTVLSIIAWAVFAILLWGRSTMGWRGRTAIRWTLGGFAFLVLAYFGSKLVLEILL
- a CDS encoding HlyC/CorC family transporter; this translates as MDNIPLGTLFTALAVLIILSGFFSASETGLMTLNRYRLRHLAKNKHRGAIRVQKLLKRPDRLIGLILLGNNFVNILASSLATIIALRLWGETGIAIAAGLLTLVILIFAEVAPKTFAAAHPEKIAFFAAFIYVPLLKILYPLVLLVNTIANALLRLVGTSTNNSEHQALNRDELRTVVMEAGSMIPKRHQKMLLNLLDLETAQVEDIMVPRNEVIGIDINDDINRITKQLTQTQYTRLPVYEESIDHVIGFLHLRNALPLLQANEFNHAQLRELLREAYFIPEGTSLNRMLLNFQQEKQRIGLIVNEYGDIQGLVTLEDLLEEVVGEFTTDPSTNITDIVSLEDNSFIINVSTSIREINRSLDIELPTDGPKTLNGLILEYLETIPEAGTSLLLAGYPLDIVQTQNNSVKTARLYPQQRQPIKQEEELEEAEQ